The nucleotide window GATCGGCAAGCACTTCACCGTTATCGACACCGGTGGCTACGTGCACGGCTCCGACGACGTGTTTGAGGAAAGCATCCGCCGCCAAGTAAAGCTGGCCATTGACGAGGCCGACGTCGTGCTGTTTATGGTCGACGTGGACGCCGGTATGCACGGCCTCGACGAGGAGTTTGCCAACGTACTGCGCCGCTACCAGGGCAAAAAGCCGATTTATCTGGTCGGCAACAAGGCCGATACCAACGCCCGGGCCCACGCGGCCGGCGAGTTCTACGCCTTGGGCGTCGGCGACGGCGACATTTTCACTATTTCCTCCCAGAGCGGCTCCGGCACCGGCGACTTGCTCGACGCGGTGGTGTCGCACTTCGAGGATCCGTGGGAAGAGGTTACGGAGACGGACCTGCCCAAGATTGCCGTGGTCGGCCGTCCCAACGTGGGCAAGTCGAGCCTGGTAAACCTGCTGCTGGGCGAGGAGCGGACCATCGTAACCGACATTGCCGGCACCACCCGCGACGCCATCAAGACGCGCTACAACGCCTTCGGCAACGAGTTCATTTTGATTGACACGGCCGGTCTGCGTCGCAAAACCAAGGTGAAAGAGGACATTGAATTCTACTCCGTGCTCCGCTCCATCCGGGCCATGGAAGAGTCCGACGTCTGCATCGTGATGCTCGACGCCACCCGCGGCATTGAGGCCCAGGACGTGAACATCATTGCCCTGGCCGACAAGAACCGTAAGGGCATTGTGATTCTGGTCAATAAGTGGGACCTGGTGGAGGATAAGGAGACGAACACAACCAAGGTAATTGAGGAGCAAATCCGGGAAAAGATTGCGCCTATTGCCTATCCACCTATCATCTTCACCTCGGTTGTTACCAAGCAGCGCGTACACAAGGCCATTGAAACGGCCATTCAGGTGTACGAGAACAAAACCAAGAAAATCCCGACTTCCCAGCTGAACGAAGTGATGCTGCGCATGATTGAGGAGCATCAGCCGCCGTCCACGAAGGGCAAAATGGTGCGCATCAAGTACGTGACTCAACTGCCCACGCACAACCCAGTGTTTGCCTTCTTCTGCAACCTGCCGCAGTACGTGAGCGACTCGTACACCCGCTACCTCGAAAACCGTATGCGTGAGCATTTCGACTTCACGGGCGTGCCCATCGGCATCATTTTCCGCAAGAAGTAAGCCGTAGAATTAGGGGCGCAGGCCAACAGAATAATTTTTTCTACTGTCGGGTTACCTTCTGGGGAGGTGAGTATAAAGCCCCGAATCTAGCGACGAGCTGCCTGGCACTCGAAGCAGGATTCTGTACTCTGAATTGATTTTTCAACAACCCCCTTTATTTCCTTGACCATGAAAAAGGTTCTGTTCCTTGCCCTGGCTGCTGCTTCGTTCACCTTCGCTTCGTGCGACAGCAAGACTGAAAACGCTAACGAAAACGCTGCTGAGCAAGTAGAAGAAGCTGGCGAAGCTAAGGCTGACGCTATGGAGAATGCTGGCAACGAAGCCGGTGCTGACTCGGTAGAAAACGCTACCGAAGCCCAGGCTGACAAAATGGAAGATGCCGCTGACGCTGGTGCTAGCCAGGCTACGCCTGCTCCCGCTGCCGGCGCTACCACGACCCAGCAGTAATTGCTCTGCCTGCATAAGGCAAAAAAGAGGCTCCCCAATCCGGGGAGCCTCTTTTTTTGCGCAATAGCTCATTGCACACAGGCTGTATGGCTTACTGATTAACCAAGGCGGCGACGCAGGATGCCGTCGACGGTAGTAAATAGGCGTCGGGGCTCGTAAGTGCGCCAGGGCATTTCGTCGAGTTGTCCACCGAAGTTCACGTAGTTATCCACATTGAACTGGTGCATTTCGCGGATAACGTGCTCCTGAAAGTTGATGCCCGCAATCCAGCCGTCTTCCACGTCCTCAAACCACTCCTCGTAGTATGAATCGTCGGAGCCGTGGAAATTAAATACGTTTTCACCGACCAGGATAAACTTGCGGATGCCTTCGTGCACCATCAAATCAATGATGTTGCGTTTCAGGCTCATGATGTCGTTTTCGATGGCATCATTCCACTCCCCGATAAACTCGATGATGGCAATGCCTTCGTCGTAATCGACGAACAGGATTTTGAGGAACAGCGTGTCGGATTCGAGGCTGTCCCACTGGGGATGAATGTAGTACCCGTAGATGGTATTGGTGAAGGCGTTGAGGTTGTTTTCGGCTTCGAAAAGCGGGGAGCGAGGGTCTTCGGAAGCGGAATACTGCTCAATCCAGTTGTAATGAGGCTCGATGGTATGCACGGGCAAGCAGCGGTTGGAATGAATGGGTAGAGAGGTAACAACCACCGGCCAAAAAAGCTCCGGGGCAACTACCCATTCTAACGCTAAGCCCATAATTGCGTTGGGCCCTTGGGACCGGAATATTACTTGTGGGCCTCAATGGCGGCTCGCACCGAGCCGTGCTTCTTGAGCAACTCTGCGGCTTCGGACTGCTCGATGCCTAGCTCGTCCATAATCATCTTCTCGCCGCGGTCTACGAGCTTGAGATTGGAGAGCTGCATGTCGACCATCTTGTTGCCTTTCACCCGGCCTAGGCGAATCATAGTGGCGGTGGTGAGCATGTTGAGCGCCAGCTTCTGGGCTGTGCCGGCCTTCATGCGGGTGCTGCCCGTCACGAACTCGGGCCCGTCACAACTTCGACCGGAAAATCGGCCAGGGCGGCAATGGTAGAGTCGGGGTTGCAGACGATGCAGCCAGTAGCAATGCCGTGGCGCCGGGCAATGGCCATGCCACCAATGACGTAGGGCGTACGGCCGGAAGCCGCAATGCCCACGAGCATGTCTTTGTCGTTGATGTCGTAGGCTGTGAGGTCGCGCCAGGCTTGCTGGGCGTCGTCTTCTGCGTTTTCTACGGCCTGGCGAATGGCCGTGTCGCCGCCGGCAATGAGGCCGATAACCAGCCCTTGGGGCACGCCGAAGGTGGGCGGGCACTCGGAGGCGTCCAGGATGCCCAGCCGCCCGCTCGTGCCGGCTCCGATGTAGAATAGCCGTCCGCCGCGCTGCAACCGTTCCACGGTTGCCTCCACCAGGGCCTCAATCTGCGGCAGGGCTTTGGCTACGACCTGGGGCACCGTCTGGTCCACGCTGTTGATGCCGGCCAGCAATTCGCGCGTCGAGAGGGTTTCGAGGTTATTGAACTGGGAAGGACTTTCGGTGGTACCCAAGGTGAGATGGTGAAGTGGTGAGATGGTGAGTTTCGCTCTGAACTCACTATAACGTTAGGAGACGGAAGAAGTGGGCGTTTTGAGGCGGCCGATGGCGTGGAACTTGTCGAAGACGTGCTCGGTGTGGGGCGCGTCTTTGTGTAATTCTTTGGTCAGGTCCTGCCCAGCCCAGTGCTCGTAGTGGTTGCCGCGGCGCCAGAGGCGGGAGCGAGTCACGTCGTAAATCAGCCCGTTGTAGCCCACCCAGATTTCGTCCCGGTCCTGCCCGTTGCGCAACGCCAATTGAGCCAGCGTGTATTCGGGAAGTGAATTATTTTCTGGCTGCTTGTTTGGTTCGGGTGTTGGGGTGTTCATCAACTGACTCGAGAAGTAAGACTGCCGCGAAGCAGGGACAAAAAACAACGAACCATCCCAATCAACCCAGTAGCGCCTGAGTAAGAATCCAACGGTTGGGCAGGTCGCCCTGGGCGGCTTTGAAATAATCCTCGTAGCTGCAGGGTACGATGCGCTTGACGGCACTATCAGCCAAGCTCTCCACTTCCAGCCACCACTTTTCGGTACGCTTTGCTTTATAAAAGACCAGCTTGGCCGGGGAGCCGGGCAGCCCCACGGCGTAGCGGATAAAGCGGCGGCTCTGGAAATCGGTTTCGTTGCGGCGGTGGTAATATCCCTCAATAAAATACCACAGCATGGTAGCCAGCGCACAGGCCGCCAGGCCGTGGGTATCGTGGTCGGGGCGGTAACCGTAGAGGCCAAAGGAGCTGAGCTGGTCGTTGTGGCCCGAGTACCAGGCCAGCTTGGCTGCCTCCTCGTTGGTAAGGCCAAACGGATTGGCGGGATAGTACGCCGGAGCATCGTTCCAGCGCAGGGCCGCCACATCGAAGCTCACAAAATCGGCCTGGCGCAGCAGGGGCTCGGCCTGGCGGATATCGTCGCGCACCTGACCCAGACGCAGGGTTTCGAAGTGAAGTTTTTCCAGGGCCGCCAGCACGTCGGGCGCTACTAGGTACTGTTGGTGGGCCAGCTGGGCGAAGTTGAACACGAAATTGGGCTCGTGCATCAGAATGCGGCGCAGGTGGGAGTCCTCGGCCGGGGCCGTGTCGTGCTCGGCCATGTCCACCCGCGAATCGACCATGGCAAAGCTTACCGGCCGCTCCAGGGTTTCGTAGGCCAAAAACTGTCCGTAGTCCAGGTCCTGACTGCCGCCGAGTAGAATCGGGACGGTGTTTTGCTCCAGCAGCGCGGCCACGATTTCGCGCAGGCGCAGGTAGGTGTCTTCCAGTGTCAGGCCGGGGCGCAGGTTGCCTAGGTCTACCAGGCGCAAACTGCCGGTGCCTTTCTGAAGCTGGTAGAAGCGGCGGCGCACCTCATCGGCCCCGTGCACGGCTGGTGCCCCGCCGGCGCTGCCCCGCCACTCGTTCAGCCCGATTAGAGCCAAGTCGGCCACCCGCCAATCCGGAAACGTGTCCAGAAAGCGCGTCGCGTAATTAGCTAGCGTGGTAGAAGCTGCCGAGGCGGCAGTAAGCTCCTCGCGGAGGGGGTCAAAGAAGATGGCCAGATTCATCGGGCGCGGACAGTGCAGGCAGACAAAACTAAGCAAAACCAGCCACCCCGTCCAGTTTTTCGGTGCCAACCTTCGCCCCGAACTGGTCCGTAATAGGCTTTACGCCAAAAAATCTATTTATTTAAGCTGTCTTGGCCGTTTGTTCGGGACTCCTTTGCCCTCTCCAACGTTACAGAAGCAGGCTTTTTGCTCGTTTCCCGCGTTTCCCACCCTTAGTATCCCACTCTCCATGGAAGTCCGCCGCTCGTTTGACATTCTGTCGCACCAACTTGCTACTGCCCCCAAAACCGACTGCCTGGCCGCTAAGATTGACGGCTCCTGGCAGAAGTTCAGCACCCAGCACGTCCTCGACCAGGTCAACCTGGTTAGTCTCGGCCTGCTGCAGCTGGGTTTGAAAAAGGATGATAAAGTGGCCATCATTTCGATGAACCGGCCCGAGTGGATGTTTGCCGACTTCGGCATTGCCCAAATCGGGGCCACGACGGTACCGATGTATCCCAGCATCACGGTTGAAGACTACAAATACATTTTCACCGATGCCGGCGTAAAGGCTGTATTCGTAGCCGATGAAAAGCTCTACGCCAAGGTAAAGGAAGCCACCGCCGAGCTGCCCGAGGTAAAGCACGTCTTCACCTTCGACCAAGTAGCTGGCGCCCGCCACTTCAGCGAGCTGCTGGAAATGGGCAAGAAAGGGGATGCTGCTACGCTTGAGCCCCTGAAGGCCGCCGTGCAGCCCGACGACCTACTCACGCTGATTTACACTTCCGGCACCACCGGCAACCCCAAAGGCGTGATGCTCAGCCACGACAACATCCTGAGCAACTGCCGTAACTCCCAGCCCTTCGTGCCTGTCACCAAGGACGATACAGCCCTGAGCTTTTTGCCGCTTTGCCACATCTTCGAGCGGATGGTAACCTACCTCTACATGATTAACAGCGTGAGTATCTACTACGCCGAAAGCATGGAGGTAATTGCCGACAACCTGCGCGAGGTAAAGCCCCAGATTTTCACCACCGTACCCCGTCTGCTGGAGAAAGTCTACGACAAGATTGTCGCCAAAGGCCATACGTTGGAAGGCGTCAAGAAAAACTTGTTTTTCTGGGCTCTGGACTTAGGTTTGAAGTACGACACCCAGAAAGACCAGGGGTTCTTCTACAATACCCAGCTGGCCTTGGCCAACAAGCTTATCTTCAATAAGTGGCGCGAAGCTTTGGGCGGTAACCTCAAGTGTATCGTATCCGGCGGCGGCGCTCTGCAGCCCCGCCTGGCCCGGGTGTTCTGGGCCGCTGGCATTCGGGTGATGGAAGGCTACGGCCTGACCGAAACCTCGCCGGTTATTGCCGTGGGCGGCTTTGAGCCCGAAAACAACATGATTGGCACCGTGGGCCCGCTCATCGACAACATGCAGGTGAAAATTGCCGAAGACGGCGAAATCCTCACCAAGTCGGCTTCCGTGATGAAGGGCTATTATAACAAGCCCGAGCTGACCGCCAAGGAAATCGACGCCGACGGCTGGTTCCACACCGGCGACATCGGCGAGTTTGTCAACGGCAAGTTCCTCAAGATTACCGACCGTAAAAAGGAGATGTTCAAGACCTCGGGCGGCAAGTACATTGCTCCGCAGGTTATTGAGGGCAAGCTGAAAGAGTCGCCGCTGGTAGAGCAATGCATGGTGGTGGGCGCCGACCAGAAGTTTCCCGCCGCTCTGGTCGTTCCTTCTTTCGACGACCTGAAAGGCTGGTGCAAGCGCAATGGTGTGGACTGCAACTGCTCCAACGAAGAGCTCATTAAGAACGAGAAGGTGGTGCAGATGTACGAGGACCTGGTGAAGAAGTACAACCAGAGCTTTGCGCAGTGGGAGCAGGTCAAGAAAATCGTGCTGCTGCCCAACCACTGGACGGTAGAAACCGGTGAAATGACCCCCACCATGAAGGTGAAGCGCAAGATTATCACCGAAAACAACAAGGACCTCATTGAGAGCCTCTACCACCAGGAAGCTCACCGCTAAGCGGTAAGGAGCAACCAAAAGAGTTTGGGTTACCGGCCGTTTCTAAGGCAGAAATGGGTGGTTGCCCCAAACTTTTTTCTCGTTATTTAGTATGCAAGCATAACATATTCTTTGTATGTTTACCGGACTTCGCCACACCCATGACACCGGAAGAAACCGTCGATTATAACATCAAAGTTGCCTGGCACGCCATTTCGCGCATGTATAATACGCAGGCTGCCAAGCACGATATTACCACCAGCATCGGCTTTGTCCTGCTCAATATAGACCAGGAACTCGGTACTCCGGCTACCAAAATTGCGCCCCTGCTGGGCCTCGAAACCCGCAGCCTGACCCGCATTCTGCGCAGCATGGAGGAAAAGGGCCTGATCTACAAGCAAGCCGATACCCAGGATAAACGCTCGGTCCGCATTTTTCTGACCGAGGAAGGCCTGCGCAAAAAGGAAGTCTCCCGCCAGACCGTGCGGCATTTCAACCAGAAGGTGCGGGAAAAAATCCCCCAGGCCCAGCTGGAAGTCATGTTCAAGGTCGTGGGCCAGATTACGGGCATGATTGAGGGCAAAACCCTCTTCGACGATTTTAAGCTGAAACCCTACGCTCCGAACCGGCCGCCTAATGGCGCGGGCTCGGAGTGTTTTGCTTTCTGATAGCCAACCAAGTAGCGTGCCTTCGTGCTTTGATTAACTCGGCATGACGAGTAGTTGAGCGCCAGGATTTCCACCTGAATCTTTCATTTCTCACCCACCTCATTCCTTCCCGAATGAATCGTATTATCAAAAAAGTAGCCGTATTGGGCTCCGGTGTGATGGGCTCGCGCATTGCGCTGCACTTCGCCAACATCGGCGTGCAGGTGTTATTGCTCGATATTGCTCCCAAGGAGCTGACTCCCGACGAGGAAAAGAAGGGCTTGCAGCTCGACGCGCCGGCGGTGAAAAACCGCATCGTGAATGCCTCGCTGCAGGCGGCCATTACGTCGAACCCCTCGCCGCTTTACCGCAAGGCCGACGCCTCGCGCATCAAGACCGGCAACTTCGACGACAACCTCAAGGACATTGCTTCTTGCGACTGGACCATCGAGGTCGTAGTTGAGCGCCTCGACATCAAGAAGAGCCTGTTTGAGCGTATCGAGCAGTTCCGCAAGCCCGGCACTTTGATTACTTCGAATACCTCGGGTATTCCGATTCATTTGATGGCCGAAGGCCGCTCGGAGGATTTCCGTAAACACTTCGCCGGTACGCACTTCTTCAACCCGCCCCGCTACCTGAAGCTGCTCGAAATTATCCCGACGCCGGAAACGGACCAGTCGGTGGTGGATTTTCTGATGCACTACGGCGACCTGTACCTGGGCAAAACCACCGTACTGGCCAAAGACACGCCCGGCTTCATTGCCAACCGTGTGGGCGTTTTCGCCATGCTCGACGTGATGCAGACCATGCAGCGCCTGGGTTTGACGGTGGAAGAAGTAGATAAGCTGACCGGCCCGGTTATCGGCCACGCCAAGTCGGCCACGCTGCGCACTTCCGACGTGGTAGGTCTGGACACAACCATCAACGTCACCAACGGCCTGGCCCAGGGCCTGCCCAACGACGAAGCCAAGGACGTATTCGTATTGCCCGACTTCGTCAAGAAAATGGGCGAGAACAAGTGGCTGGGCGACAAAACCGGCCAGGGCTTCTACAAGAAAGTGAAGGGCGCGGGCGGCAAGTCCGAAATCCACGCCCTGGATTTGAATACGCTGGAGTACAAGCCCAGCCAGAAGGTGAAGTTTGCTTCCCTGGAAGCTACCAAGGCCATTGACAAGGTTGCCGACCGGTTCAAGGTACTGGTGGCCGGCAAGGACAAAGCCGCCGACTTCTACCGCCAGAGCTTCGGCAGCCTGTTTGCCTACGTTTCGAACCGGATTCCGGAAATCACCGACCAACTCTACAAGATTGACGACGCCCTGCGCGCCGGCTTCGGCTGGGAGCTGGGTCCGTTTGAAACCTGGGATGCTCTGGGCGTGCAGAAAGGCTTAGAGCTGGCGCAGGCCCATGGCAAAAATGTAGCTCCTTGGATTGAGGAAATGCTGGCCGCCGGCAATTCTACCTTCTACAAGGTGAGTGAGCAGGGCGTAAAGCAGTTCTACGATGTGGAGTCGAAGTCCTACCAGGCCATTCCCGGCGTGGAAAACTTCATCATCCTCGACAACCTGCGCGCTACGGGCAAAGTCCTGTGGAAAAACGTCGGTGCTTCGGTTATCGACCTCGGCGACGGTATCCTGAACGTGGAGTTCCACTCCAAGATGAACACCCTGGGCTCCGACGTAATTCAGGGCCTGATGAAGGGTGTGGATATGGCCGAGCAGGGCTACCGCGGCCTGGTGGTCGGCAACGACGCGCCCAACTTCTCGGCCGGTGCCAACCTGGGCCTGGTGTACATGTACGCCCTCGACCAGGAGTACGACGAGATTAACATGATGATTGCCCAGTTCCAGAATGCCATGATGCGCATGCGCTACAGCAGCATTCCGGTGGTGGGCACGCCCCACGGTCTGGCCCTGGGCGGTGGTTGCGAGCTGAATCTGCACGCTGATAAGGTGGTGGCCGTGGCCGAAACCTACATGGGTCTGGTGGAATTCGGCGTGGGCCTGATTCCGGCCGGGGGTGGTACCAAGGAAATGACCTTGCGCACGGCCGCCAAGTACGAGGAAGGGGAGCCCGAGTTCAACCTACTCCGCAACGCTTTCGTGACCATCAGCACCGCCAAGGTGTCGACCTCGGCCGCCGAAGCCTTCGACCTGGGCTTCCTGCGCCGCGGCGACGAAGTGGTGGTCAACAACAACCGCCTCATTGCCACGGCTAAGGCCGAAGCCATTGCCATGGCCGAGGCCGGCTACACTCAACCTGTGCAGAAAACCGACATCAAGGTGCACGGCAAAGGGGCCCTAGCCATGTTCCTGACCGGCGTGCACGCCATGCGGGTAGGCAACTACATTTCCGACCACGATGTTAAGATTGCCAACAAGCTGGCCTACGTCATGACTGGTGGGGATTTGTCGTCGCCGGCCAACGTGAGCGAGCAGTACCTGCTGGATCTGGAGCGCGAAGCCTTCCTGAGCCTGACCGGTGAGCGGAAAACCCTGGAGCGTATCCAGAGCATCCTGACCACCGGCAAACCGCTGCGGAACTAGCGTTGTAATTATTGGTCATGTCGAGCAAAGCGAGACATCTCGCGTGCTGATGTTGCCAGAGTAATCTGAATAGCATTGCCCGCGAGGTGCTTCGGCTCTGCCTCTGCATGACGAGCCGGTTTTAAAACCCACCTCTTTCTAAGACTTCACTACAATGAATGCATATATCGTAGCCGGTTACCGCACTGCCGTTGGTAAAGCCACCCGTGGCGGTTTCCGCTTCACCCGTCCCGACGACCTGGCCGCGGACGTCATCAAACACTTGGTAGCCTCCGTGCCCGCCCTCGACCCCACGCGCATCGACGACGTGATTGTGGGCAACGCCGTGCCGGAAGCCGAGCAGGGCCTGCAGATGGGCCGACTGATTTCCTTGTTGGCTTTGCCCATGAACGTGTCGGGCCTCATCGTGAACCGCTACTGCGGCTCGGGCGTGGAAACCATTGCCATGGCCGCCGGTAAAATTGCCGCCGGCATGGCAGACTGCATCGTGGCCGGTGGCACCGAAAGCATGAGCATGGTGCCCACGGTGGGCTGGAAGACGGTTCCCAACTACAACCTCTCCAAAAAGCACCCCGACTATTACCTGGGCATGGGCCTGACCGCCGAAGCTGTAGCCAACGACTACAAGATTTCGCGCGAAGACCAGGACGTTTTCTCCTACAACTCACACCAAAAGGCCATCAAAGCCATTGAGGCCGGCAAGTTCAAGGAGCAGATTGTGCCGATTACGGTCGAGGAAACCTATATCGACCAAGCTTCAGGCAAGAAGAAAACTCGCTCGTTTGTAGTCGATACTGACGAAGGCCCCGTGCTGATACTTCGGTAGAAGCCCTGGCCAAGCTGCGCCCCGTGTTTGCCGCCAACGGTACCGTGACGGCCGGCAACTCGTCCCAGACTTCTGATGGTGCAGCTTTCGTTATCGTGATGTCGGAGCGCATGGTGAAGGAGCTGAACCTGGAGCCCATTGCCCGCATGGTTACCTACGCCACCGAAGGTATCGACCCGCGCATCATGGGTATGGGCCCAATCAAGGCCGTGCCGAAGGCGCTGAAGCAGGCTGGCATGAAGCTCGACGACATCGACCTGTTTGAGCTCAACGAAGCTTTTGCTTCCCAGTCTATTGCCGTAGTGCGGGAGCTAGGCATCGACGAAAGCAAGCTGAACGTGAACGGCGGTGCTATTGCCCTGGGCCACCCACTGGGCTGCTCGGGTGCCAAGCTCAGCATCCAGCTCTTCCACGAGCTACGGGCCCGGGGCCAGAAGTACGGCATGGTAACCGCCTGCGTGGGCGGCGGCCAGGGCGTAGCCGGCATCTACGAGCTGCTGAAATAACTTTCCCAGCTTCGACCCGGGCCGGGTGCTGGTCGGAAAGCGTGGCAGCGCTTCTCCACCGGAAAACTCAGGCCGCGCCCGGTCCGAGTCGAAGTTCTTGCTTAGCTTAGGTCATGAAAAAACGCCTGCGTAAGAAAACCCACCGCCAGGAATTCAAGGAATTCAGCTGGAACGTGTCCTACCGTCTCACTGACGACAAGCCCGACAGCTACCTGGATTTCTCCGACGTGCTGCTCGAGCAGATTGAAACCTTCGAGCTGATTATCGGCGGGGCCCTCGACGATTTTGCCGCTACGCCCGTGAAGCGCCTGACCGAAGCCCAGGCCCAGGAAAAGCGCGACCAACTCCAGCAGTGGCTACAGGCCCGGCCCGAGGTAGCCGAAGCTACCAGCTCCGAGCTAACCGACGCCTACTACGGCCCGTTTCGCGACCAGTAAATAAGTGGATTTGGAAGCCTCAGTGCGCTGGGGCTTCTTTTTTCGGGCAAAGTACTCGGCAAGCATAACATAATTTCGTATATTTCGGTACGAATGTATTCGGGCCACTTTACGTTATAAATAGTAGGCAAGCCGAGCACTTCGCCCTCAGACTTTCGACATAAAACATTCCTTAACCCAACTCTCACCCTGGCCATGGAAGTATCCCAAAAGCTTGTAAAAGGCGGCGAATTCATCATCAAGGAAACCGACGCCCAAGACGTATTCACCCCCGCCGACTTCTCGGAGGAGCAGAACATGATGCACCAGACTGCGCTGGACTTCGTGGAAAAAGAAGTGCAGCCCCTGCTGGAGCGTCTCGACAACCACGAAGAAGGCCTGATGCGCGGCCTGATGGAAAAAGCCGGTCAGCTGGGCCTGTTTGGGGTGAGCATTCCCGAGGAGTACGGCGGACTGAACATGGACTTCCCGACCTCGTTGCGCGTGACGGAAGGTGTGGGCGGTGGCCACTCGTTCCCGGTAGCTTTTGCGGCCCACACCGGCATTGCCATGCTGCCCATTCTGTACTTCGGCAACGACGAGCAGAAAGCCAAGTACCTGCCCGGCCTGACCAGCGGGGAGCTGATGGGCGCCTACTGCCTCACCGAGCCCGGCTCGGGCTCCGACGCGCTGGGTGCCAAAACCAAAGCCATCCTGACCGAAGACGGTGAGCATTACGTGCTCAACGGTCAGAAAATGTGGATTACCAACGGTGGTTTCGCCGACGTATTTGTGGTATTCGCCCAGGTGGATGGTGACAAGTTCACCGGCTTCATCGTGGAGAAAGGCACGCCTGGCTTGAGCCTCGGCAACGAGGAGCACAAGATGGGCATCAAAGGCTCTTCCACGCGCCAGGTGTTCCTGTCGGACGTGAAAGTGCCGAAGTCGGCTGTGCTGGGTGAAATCGGCAAGGGGCACCTCATTGCCTTCAACATTCTGAACATTGGCCGCATCAAGCTGGCGGCGGCTTGCCTGGGGGCTACCAAAATGGCCTCGACGCTGAGCATCAAGTATGCCAACGAGCGGGTGCAGTTCAAGATGCCGATTGCCAAGTTTGGCGCCATCAAGTACAAGTTGGCCCAGCAGGCCGTGCGCATTTACGCCGTTGAGTCGGCCATCTACCGCGCCGGTATGGACATTGCCCGCATGGAGCAGGAACTGCTCAGCAAAGGCCAGAGCCACAACGAAGCCCTGCTGGGTGCTGCCCGCGAATTTGCCGTGGAGTGCGCCATCCTGAAAGTAGAAGGCTCGGAAGTACTCGACTACGTGGTGGACGAAGGCGTGCAAGTGTATGGTGGCTACGGCTTCTCGGCCGATTACCCCATGGACCGCGCGTACCGGGATTCGCGCATCAACCGCATCTTCGAGGGCACGAACGAAATCAACCGCATGCTGGCCGTTGACATGATCCTGAAGAAGGCCTTGAAAGGCGAGTTGGACCTGATGGGCCCCGCCCAGGCCGTGCAGCAGGAGCTGATGGCTATTCCTGACTTCAACGTCGAGGAAGAAACCGGTCTGTTCGCCACCGAAAAGAAGACCATTGCCAAGCTGAAGAAGGCCATCCTGATGGTAGCTGGCACGGCTGTGCAGAAGTACATGAATTCCCTGGCCAAAGAGCAGGAAGTGCTGATGAACATTGCCGACATGGCCATCAAGGTCTACACCGCCGAAAGCACCATTCTGCGCGTGGAGAAAGAGGCTGCTGTGAAAGGCGAGGAGGCCGTAGCTCCCCAGATCGACATTGCCCGTATTTACCTCTACGACACGGTAGACCAAGTGAACAAGTTCGGCAAAGACGCCATCGGCACCATGACTGAAGGCGACGAGCAGAAGCTGCTGGCCATGGGCCTGAAGCGCTTCACCAAGGCTGACCTCTACAACGCCAAGGAAGCTCGCCGCCGCGTAGCCGACGTGCTGATTGCCGCCAACGAGTACAGCTTCTAGTACCGCAG belongs to Hymenobacter cellulosilyticus and includes:
- a CDS encoding 3-hydroxyacyl-CoA dehydrogenase/enoyl-CoA hydratase family protein translates to MNRIIKKVAVLGSGVMGSRIALHFANIGVQVLLLDIAPKELTPDEEKKGLQLDAPAVKNRIVNASLQAAITSNPSPLYRKADASRIKTGNFDDNLKDIASCDWTIEVVVERLDIKKSLFERIEQFRKPGTLITSNTSGIPIHLMAEGRSEDFRKHFAGTHFFNPPRYLKLLEIIPTPETDQSVVDFLMHYGDLYLGKTTVLAKDTPGFIANRVGVFAMLDVMQTMQRLGLTVEEVDKLTGPVIGHAKSATLRTSDVVGLDTTINVTNGLAQGLPNDEAKDVFVLPDFVKKMGENKWLGDKTGQGFYKKVKGAGGKSEIHALDLNTLEYKPSQKVKFASLEATKAIDKVADRFKVLVAGKDKAADFYRQSFGSLFAYVSNRIPEITDQLYKIDDALRAGFGWELGPFETWDALGVQKGLELAQAHGKNVAPWIEEMLAAGNSTFYKVSEQGVKQFYDVESKSYQAIPGVENFIILDNLRATGKVLWKNVGASVIDLGDGILNVEFHSKMNTLGSDVIQGLMKGVDMAEQGYRGLVVGNDAPNFSAGANLGLVYMYALDQEYDEINMMIAQFQNAMMRMRYSSIPVVGTPHGLALGGGCELNLHADKVVAVAETYMGLVEFGVGLIPAGGGTKEMTLRTAAKYEEGEPEFNLLRNAFVTISTAKVSTSAAEAFDLGFLRRGDEVVVNNNRLIATAKAEAIAMAEAGYTQPVQKTDIKVHGKGALAMFLTGVHAMRVGNYISDHDVKIANKLAYVMTGGDLSSPANVSEQYLLDLEREAFLSLTGERKTLERIQSILTTGKPLRN
- a CDS encoding 50S ribosome-binding protein YggL; this translates as MKKRLRKKTHRQEFKEFSWNVSYRLTDDKPDSYLDFSDVLLEQIETFELIIGGALDDFAATPVKRLTEAQAQEKRDQLQQWLQARPEVAEATSSELTDAYYGPFRDQ
- a CDS encoding acyl-CoA dehydrogenase family protein; protein product: MEVSQKLVKGGEFIIKETDAQDVFTPADFSEEQNMMHQTALDFVEKEVQPLLERLDNHEEGLMRGLMEKAGQLGLFGVSIPEEYGGLNMDFPTSLRVTEGVGGGHSFPVAFAAHTGIAMLPILYFGNDEQKAKYLPGLTSGELMGAYCLTEPGSGSDALGAKTKAILTEDGEHYVLNGQKMWITNGGFADVFVVFAQVDGDKFTGFIVEKGTPGLSLGNEEHKMGIKGSSTRQVFLSDVKVPKSAVLGEIGKGHLIAFNILNIGRIKLAAACLGATKMASTLSIKYANERVQFKMPIAKFGAIKYKLAQQAVRIYAVESAIYRAGMDIARMEQELLSKGQSHNEALLGAAREFAVECAILKVEGSEVLDYVVDEGVQVYGGYGFSADYPMDRAYRDSRINRIFEGTNEINRMLAVDMILKKALKGELDLMGPAQAVQQELMAIPDFNVEEETGLFATEKKTIAKLKKAILMVAGTAVQKYMNSLAKEQEVLMNIADMAIKVYTAESTILRVEKEAAVKGEEAVAPQIDIARIYLYDTVDQVNKFGKDAIGTMTEGDEQKLLAMGLKRFTKADLYNAKEARRRVADVLIAANEYSF